TCAACCGCCAACGTGGAACTGCGACTTTCCCTCGCCCGAAAACTCGCCCGGAGAATTACAGGGGGCTCCATCGGAGATTAGATACTAAGACCCGGCAGAACGCCGAGATTTGATGTTAAGTACTTGAGGTGTGGGTTCTTACAGGGAGTTAAGAAGGACCCCCCAAAACGTCTTCATCAGGTCCGCCACCGTCAGGGACAGACCCGGTGCGCCGGCAGGTCGGGCCGCTGTTCGGTCCGGAGTTTGCTTAGTGAGGAGCGGTATGTTCCGTCTCGCTACATATATTAATTGTGGTTCACGCGCACTTTTCGGGATTGTGATGTATATTGGGGTGATCCGGTGGGCGATGGAGTGCCGGTCCGATCGACGCCATGTTCTCGATCTGGGTACGGTTGGCGACCGCGAACCGAATCCATGTCGGGGCCAGGGTGTTTCTGCTGGTCTCAGAGATCCCGGGAAAACCCGCGGGCGGCAGCCCGCCCGGCGGCCCGGTGCGTACCTGATACGGAAAGATAATCGTTTGAGTCCCGTGGAGGATCGTATATGACAAGGCTCTTGACGGTACTGGCGGCGGTCTGTGGCCTGGTGCTGATCGGTGCGGCCGATCAGGCGAACGCCCAGAGCAGTCCGCTGAGTTGCGCCAATCAGCTGGCCAACATGAACCTGTTCCCCGACAGCATCCGGGTGCTTCCGGCAACCGGACGGCCCGGGGATACGATCAACGTGCAGATCGGCATGCGGAACACCAAGAAGGCGGCCGCCTGGGCGCTCTATCTCGATGTGGATACGACCTGGCTGAAGCCGATTCTGAACCAGTACGACCCGATCGAGGATGCGTACGAGTACAAAATCCTCCCGACGGGCCGGGTGGACACGACCGCCCTTGACCGGTTCACGGCCAACAACGAAAAGGACTATCCCTCGATCGCCGATCATCTCCGCCTGAAAATCCTCGGGCTGCCCAAGTCGACGGGGATCCGGGCGGCCATTGACTCCGGGCGCGGGTCGATCATCAGCATGCCGATGGTGATCACGGAGGGAACGCCCCACAACACGCAGACGTCGCTGACCTGGTACTATGCCGACATCGTCGACCCGATCAACCCGACCATCATCTACGGGTGCCAGTATTCGAACTACACCAACGACACCGGGACCTACACGGGCAAGTTGGCGACGATCTCGGGGGCGGTGCGGGTGGACACGGCGGCGGTCCAGGGGCCGGTCATCAACTCGTTCGCGGCCAATCCGACCTCGCTGCCGTCGGGCGGCGGATCGACGACCCTGTCGTGGACGGTGACCAACGCCGACACGATCTATATCAGCCCCGGAAACATCACCCGGAGCGGATCCGCGGCCCTCTCCGGATCGGTGCTGGTCGGCCTCAGTTCCACGACCACGTATACGCTGACGGCGGCGAAGATTGCCAGCTCGCAGCGGCCCACTGCGCAGGCGACGGTGACGGTGGAGGGGACGGTGAGCAACAACAACCCGGTGGTGAGTCCGATCTCCCCCTCGAGCTACACGATCACGCAGGGGGAGAACGTGTCGTTCTCGGTGACCGCGACCGACGTGGACGACGACTTCATCACCCTGTCCGCGCAGAATCTCCCCGCCAACGCGACTTTCGGGACAGGCGGCCAGGTGACGGGGACGGGGACGGCGACGGGGAATTTCAGTTTCACGCCGAACACGACGCAGGAGGGGACTTTCGTGGTCGGTTTTCGGGCGACTGACGACCGGGGCGGGGCCTCGACCGTGGTGAACGTGAGCATCACGGTGGAGAAGATCCAGTTCGACATCCTCTTCTCGAAATCGCGGGAGGGCGGATCGCCGGTCGGCGGACTGCCGGGGAAGCGCTCGATCCTCTTCCCCATCGACCTGGTCACCTCGCAGGATGTCTATGGCGTCCAGTTCGATTTCTTCTATGACGACATGTTTTTCGAGATCGATTCGATATTCACGACGACCCGGACCGAGGGCTGGGTGATTTACGACAACATCGGCCAGCCGGGCACTCCCGCGGGCGAGATCCGGATCATGACGTTCGGAATGGAGACGAACCCGCTGGCGATCGATTCGACGAACAGCACGACCATTCTCTTCATTGCCATGTCGATCGACTCCTCGGCGACCTGGGGAGACTACCCGATCTATCTGGAGAACGGGTGGGAGTCGAACAATCCCGATCCGGCCTACCCCTCGCTGCAGCTGGTCACCGATTCGGCGATCATTCAGGTCGACCGGCGCGGCGATGTCAACCTGGACAAGCGGATCGACGTCGCCGACGCGGTGAATATCGTGGCGGCCATCCTCGGGAATATCACCCTGGTGGAACGCCAGTTCGACGTGGCTGATATCGTGATCGACGGCACGGTCGATGTGTTCGACCTGGTCGGCGTGATCAACACAGCGTTCGGGCTGCCGGTCGAGCAGCCGCAGCCGGTCGCGCCGAGCGGAGGCGAGCTGTTTGCGACAGTCAGCCTGGAGTACCACGACATGTTCGCGGGCTCGATCGACGAGCTGGTGGTCAGCTCCGAGCTTCCGGAAGAGATTGCCGGAGTCCAGTTGAACATCACCTACGATCCCGCGGCGGTGGTGCTCGGGCAGCCGAAGGCGGCCGACGACGCCTCGGGCCTGAAACTCCTGTACAAGAATACCGGACCCGGCGAAATGCTTGTGCTGATGCATTTCACGCGGCCGGGGGATCAGCAGCAGCTCATTCAGCGCGGTCTGGCGGATCTGGTGCAGATCCCGATCACGGCGCAGAATGACGTCGAGTACGGCAACCCCGCCCAGTTGAAACTGACGTCGGTGAAACTGGCGACGCCGACCGCTAAGGCTTTGGAAGTCAAGGGGTTCGGCCCGACACTGCCGGCGGCGTTCACCCTCTACCAGAACTACCCGAACCCGTTCAACCCGATGACGACAATCCGGTTCGAGTTGTCCGGGACCAGCCGGCGGGTGCAGCTGGATGTCTTCAACGTCCTCGGCCAGCAGGTTCGCCGGCTGCTGGACGAGACGGTGGCGCCCGGAGAACACAGTGTGGTCTGGGATGCCACAACCGATAATGGAAGTAAAGTAGCTACGGGCGTCTACCTCTATCGTTTGCAGGTGGGCGACCAATCG
This genomic stretch from Candidatus Zixiibacteriota bacterium harbors:
- a CDS encoding T9SS type A sorting domain-containing protein — protein: MTRLLTVLAAVCGLVLIGAADQANAQSSPLSCANQLANMNLFPDSIRVLPATGRPGDTINVQIGMRNTKKAAAWALYLDVDTTWLKPILNQYDPIEDAYEYKILPTGRVDTTALDRFTANNEKDYPSIADHLRLKILGLPKSTGIRAAIDSGRGSIISMPMVITEGTPHNTQTSLTWYYADIVDPINPTIIYGCQYSNYTNDTGTYTGKLATISGAVRVDTAAVQGPVINSFAANPTSLPSGGGSTTLSWTVTNADTIYISPGNITRSGSAALSGSVLVGLSSTTTYTLTAAKIASSQRPTAQATVTVEGTVSNNNPVVSPISPSSYTITQGENVSFSVTATDVDDDFITLSAQNLPANATFGTGGQVTGTGTATGNFSFTPNTTQEGTFVVGFRATDDRGGASTVVNVSITVEKIQFDILFSKSREGGSPVGGLPGKRSILFPIDLVTSQDVYGVQFDFFYDDMFFEIDSIFTTTRTEGWVIYDNIGQPGTPAGEIRIMTFGMETNPLAIDSTNSTTILFIAMSIDSSATWGDYPIYLENGWESNNPDPAYPSLQLVTDSAIIQVDRRGDVNLDKRIDVADAVNIVAAILGNITLVERQFDVADIVIDGTVDVFDLVGVINTAFGLPVEQPQPVAPSGGELFATVSLEYHDMFAGSIDELVVSSELPEEIAGVQLNITYDPAAVVLGQPKAADDASGLKLLYKNTGPGEMLVLMHFTRPGDQQQLIQRGLADLVQIPITAQNDVEYGNPAQLKLTSVKLATPTAKALEVKGFGPTLPAAFTLYQNYPNPFNPMTTIRFELSGTSRRVQLDVFNVLGQQVRRLLDETVAPGEHSVVWDATTDNGSKVATGVYLYRLQVGDQSDTKKMLLLK